Below is a window of Thermomicrobiales bacterium DNA.
CTGCGCATCCTGTGTCCGGCGGGTTGAGCGCGCGTTGGAGAAGGTGCCGGGCGTGGCCGGGGCGAACGTCAATCTGGCGACTGAGCGCGCGTCGGTGTCGTACGACCCGGCGTCGGTTTCGCTGGATGATCTACGTGGTGCAGTCGAGAAGGCCGGTTACGGCATCCCTGCCGAAGACTTCACCTTCGATGTCGAAGGCATGACCTGCGCCTCGTGCGTGCGGCGGGTCGAACGCGCGTTGGAGAAGGTCCCTGGCGTCCAGCATGCGAATGTGAATCTGGCGACCGAGCAGGCCAGCGTCCGGCTGCTGCCGGGTGCGGCCAGTCGCGACGACCTCGTCCGCGCGATCGAGAAGGCCGGCTATGGCGTCCGCGCTCCTGCCGACGCGAGCGACGTTGAGGACGCCGAGGCGGCTGCCGAAGCACGTCAGCGCCGCGACCTGCTGGTGATGAAGATCAAGATCATCGCCGCGCTGGCGGTGAGCGCGATCCTGATGCTGCTGATGTTCTGGCCCTCGTGGCTGATCGCTCGGCCCTACGACGAGATGAAGGACATCTTCCTGCTCAGCTTCATCCTGGCGACGCCGATCCAGTTCTGGGCCGGTGCGCAGTTCTATCGCCAGGCCTGGGCGGCGGCGAAGCACTTCCAGACCAACATGTCGACGCTCGTCGTCCTCGGCACGCTGGCGGCCTGGGGCTACAGCACCTTCGCCACATTCTTCCCGCACGTCATCGAGAATTCGGGCCTGATGGCCGAGGTCTACTTCGATAGCGCCACGAT
It encodes the following:
- a CDS encoding heavy metal translocating P-type ATPase; this translates as MTATAPDQTSSEPENTTDISFPVEGMFCASCVRRVERALEKVPGVAGANVNLATERASVSYDPASVSLDDLRGAVEKAGYGIPAEDFTFDVEGMTCASCVRRVERALEKVPGVQHANVNLATEQASVRLLPGAASRDDLVRAIEKAGYGVRAPADASDVEDAEAAAEARQRRDLLVMKIKIIAALAVSAILMLLMFWPSWLIARPYDEMKDIFLLSFILATPIQFWAGAQFYRQAWAAAKHFQTNMSTLVVLGTLAAWGYSTFATFFPHVIENSGLMAEVYFDSATIIIGLILLGKYLEMRAKAQTTGAIKSLMGLAARTARVVRGTEEVDIPIEQVIVGDVIRVRPGEKVPTDGVILDGRSALDESMLTGESLPVEKTTGDEVIGATVNRTGSFTFRATRVGKDTALAQIVRLVSEAQGSKAPIQRLADQISMYFVPAIIVLALATFGIWLAVGPEPTFNRALTAMIAVLIIAC